The following proteins come from a genomic window of Bos mutus isolate GX-2022 chromosome 21, NWIPB_WYAK_1.1, whole genome shotgun sequence:
- the KIF7 gene encoding LOW QUALITY PROTEIN: kinesin-like protein KIF7 (The sequence of the model RefSeq protein was modified relative to this genomic sequence to represent the inferred CDS: inserted 2 bases in 1 codon): MIERPSERLQGREQQSLNMGLEAQRLPGAEEAPVRVALRVRPLLRKELLHGHQSCLTVEPGRSRVTLGRDRHFGFHVVLDEEAGQEAVYQACVQPLLEAFFEGFNVTVFAYGQTGSGKTYTMGEASVASLHEDEQGIIPRAMAEAFKLIDENDLLDCLVHVSYLEVYKEEFRDLLEVGTASRDIQLREDDRGNVVLCGVKEVDVEGLDEVLSLLEMGNAARHTGATHLNRLSSRSHTIFTVTLEQRGRAPSRLPRPAAGQLLVSKFHFVDLAGSERVLKTGSTGERLKESIQINSSLLALGNVISALGDPQRRGSHIPYRDSKITRILKDSLGGNAKTMMIACISPSSSDFDETLNTLNYASRAQNIRNRATVNWRPEAERGPEEAVASAXGPPRHRSETRIIHRGRRAPGPAAASAAATARLGAECARYRARTDAAYSLLRELQAEPGLPGATARKVRDWLCAVEGERSALSSASGPDSGIESASAEEQATQGPGGRKEDEGPLQLLALQSQVARLEEENRDFLAALEDAMEQYKLQSDRLREQQEEMAELRLRLELVRPGWGAPGILQGLPPGSFVPRPHTAPLGGAHTHVLGMVPPACIPGDEVGPESRGEQMKNGREAGAKFLTEGDRPGSGSSDASEEEEEEEEKEGLPRQSLYPRRNGISKWNQRMGACPESPLNRKGPELRLEELGAAIPGPRVVGGSKALAQPRQAPAAMASEWRLAQAQQKIRELAINIRMKEELIGELVRTGKAAQALNRQHSQRIQELEREAERVRAELSEGQRQLRELEGREPQDAGERSQLQEFRKRVAAAQNQVQVLKEKKQATERLASLSAQSEKRLQELERNVQLMRQQQGQLQRRLREETEQKRRLETEMNKRQHRVKELELKHEQQQKILKIKTEEIAAFQRKRRSGSNGSVVSLEQQQKIEEQKKWLDQEMEKVLQQRRALEELGEELHKREAILAKKEALMQEKTGLESKRLRSSQALNEDIVRVSSRLEHLEKELSEKSGQLRQGSAQSQQQIRGEIDALRQEKDSLLKQRLEIDSKLRQGSLLSPEEERTLFQLDEAIEALDAAIEYKNEAITCRQRVLRASASLLSQCEMNLMAKLSYLSSSETRALLCKYFDKVVTLREEQHQQQVAFSELELQLEEQQRLVYWLEAALERQRLEMDRQLTLQQRGHEQHVQLLLQQSRDHLGEGLADSRRQYETRIQALEKELGRHVRLNQELKQKLSSLSAASQSRVMGGEKRTPCLENRQAPGSEDELYPAPEPLWQPTGTEGAPRPREEMRDLVHAPLPLTWKRSSLCSEEQGSPEELRQRDAAELPVGRVLPVGEAGLAWNLGPLAKPRRELRRVSPGMIDVRKNPL, encoded by the exons GGCCGGGAGCAGCAGTCTCTCAACATGGGGCTGGAGGCCCAGAGGTTGCCAGGGGCCGAGGAGGCCCCCGTGAGGGTGGCCCTTCGAGTGCGCCCACTCCTGCGCAAGGAGCTGCTGCACGGGCACCAGAGCTGCCTGACGGTGGAGCCGGGGCGCAGCCGGGTCACCCTGGGCCGAGACCGCCACTTTGGCTTCCACGTGGTGCTGGATGAGGAGGCCGGGCAGGAGGCTGTGTACCAGGCTTGTGTACAGCCCCTTCTCGAGGCTTTCTTTGAAGGCTTCAATGTCACCGTCTTTGCCTACGGTCAGACGGGCTCCGGGAAGACGTACACCATGGGGGAGGCCAGTGTGG CCTCCCTTCACGAGGACGAGCAGGGCATCATCCCACGGGCCATGGCCGAGGCCTTCAAGCTGATTGATGAGAATGACCTGTTGGACTGTCTGGTGCACGTGTCCTACCTGGAAGTGTACAAGGAGGAGTTCCGAGACCTGCTGGAGGTGGGCACCGCCAGCCGGGACATCCAGCTCCGGGAGGACGATCGTGGGAATGTTG TGCTGTGTGGGGTGAAGGAAGTGGACGTGGAGGGCCTGGACGAGGTGCTGAGCCTCCTGGAGATGGGCAATGCAGCGCGGCACACGGGAGCCACACACCTCAACCGCCTCTCCAGCCGCTCCCACACCATCTTCACCGTGACCCTGGAGCAGCGGGGTCGCGCCCCCAGCCGCCTGCCCCGACCTGCGGCCGGCCAGCTGCTTGTCTCCAAGTTCCACTTTGTGGACTTGGCGGGCTCGGAGAGGGTGCTCAAGACAGGCAGCACAGGCGAGCGACTCAAGGAGAGCATCCAGATCAACAGCAGCCTCTTGGCGCTAGGCAACGTCATCAGTGCTCTGGGTGATCCCCAGCGCCGGGGCAGCCACATCCCTTACCGGGACTCCAAGATCACCCG GATCCTCAAAGACTCCCTGGGCGGGAACGCCAAGACGATGATGATCGCCTGCATCAGCCCTTCCTCCTCCGACTTTGACGAGACCCTCAACACCCTCAACTACGCCAGCCGCGCCCAGAATATTCGAAACCGCGCCACTGTCAACTGGCGGCCCGAGGCTGAGCGGGGGCCGGAGGAGGCCGTGGCCAGCGC GGGGCCGCCTAGGCATCGGTCGGAAACACGCATCATCCACCGGGGCCGTCGCGCCCCGGGCCCTGCCGCCGCCTCCGCCGCGGCCACTGCCCGCCTGGGCGCCGAGTGCGCGCGTTACCGAGCCCGCACCGACGCCGCCTACAGCCTCCTACGCGAGCTGCAGGCCGAGCCAGGGCTGCCCGGCGCCACCGCCCGCAAGGTGCGCGACTGGCTGTGCGCCGTCGAGGGCGAGCGCAGCGCCCTGAGCTCCGCCTCCGGGCCCGACAGCGGCATCGAGAGCGCCTCTGCCGAGGAGCAGGCCACCCAGGGACCCGGCGGGCGAAAG GAAGATGAGGGGCCGCTGCAGCTGCTGGCCCTGCAGAGCCAGGTGGCCCGGCTGGAAGAGGAGAACCGAGACTTTCTGGCTGCGCTGGAGGACGCCATGGAGCAGTACAAACTTCAG AGTGACCGTCTTCGTGAGCAGCAGGAGGAGATGGCAGAGCTGCGACTGCGGCTGGAGCTGGTGCGGCCAGGCTGGGGGGCCCCAGGGATCTTGCAGGGCTTGCCTCCAGGGTCTTTTGTGCCCCGGCCTCACACAGCCCCCCTGGGAGGTGCCCACACCCATGTGCTGGGCATGGTTCCCCCCGCCTGCATTCCTGGAGATGAAGTTGGCCCTGAGAGCCGGGGAGAG CAGATGAAAAATGGCAGGGAGGCTGGAGCCAAGTTTCTGACAGAGGGAGACAGGCCGGGAAGTGGCTCTTCAGATGCatcagaggaagaggaagaggaggaggagaaggaggggctGCCCCGACAGAGCCTGTACCCACGAAG GAATGGGATCAGCAAGTGGAACCAGAGGATGGGGGCCTGCCCAGAGAGTCCACTCAACAGGAAGGGCCCAGAGCTTCGCCTGGAGGAGCTGGGTGCAGCTATCCCGGGACCCAGAG TGGTTGGTGGGAGCAAGGCCCTGGCTCAGCCCCGCCAGGCCCCCGCGGCCATGGCCTCTGAGTGGCGACTGGCCCAAGCCCAGCAGAAGATCCGTGAGCTGGCCATCAACATCCGCATGAAGGAGGAGCTCATTGGCGAGCTGGTGCGCACAG GGAAGGCTGCCCAGGCCTTGAACCGTCAGCACAGCCAGCGCATCCAGGAGCTGGAGCGGGAGGCGGAGCGGGTGCGGGCAGAGCTGAGCGAGGGCCAGAGGCAGCTGCGGGAGCTCGAGGGCAGGGAGCCCCAGGACGCTGGTGAGCGCTCGCAGCTCCAGGAGTTCCGCAAGAGGGTTGCTGCCGCTCAGAACCAAGTGCAG GTACTGAAGGAGAAGAAGCAGGCGACGGAGCGGCTGGCATCACTGTCGGCGCAGAGTGAGAAGCGGCTGCAGGAGCTGGAGAGGAACGTGCAGCTCATGCGGCAGCAGCAGGGGCAGCTGCAGCGGCGGCTTCGCGAGGAGACAGAGCAGAAGCGCCGCCTGGAGACGGAGATGAACAAGCGGCAGCACCGTGTCAAG GAGCTGGAGCTGAAGCACGAGCAGCAGCAGAAGATCCTGAAGATCAAGACAGAAGAGATCGCGGCATTTCAGAGGAAGCGGCGCAGCGGAAGCAACGGCTCTGTGGTCAGCctggagcagcagcag AAGATTGAGGAGCAGAAGAAGTGGCTGGACCAGGAAATGGAGAAGGTCCTGCAGCAGCGGCGGGCActggaggagctgggggaggagctCCACAAGCGGGAGGCCATCCTGGCCAAGAAGGAGGCCCTGATGCAGGAGAAGACGGGGCTGGAGAGCAAGCGGCTTCGGTCCAGCCAG GCCCTCAACGAGGACATTGTGCGAGTATCCAGCCGGCTGGAGCACCTGGAGAAGGAGCTGTCCGAGAAGAGCGGGCAGCTGCGGCAGGGCAGCGCCCAGAGCCAGCAGCAGATCCGTGGGGAGATTGACGCGCTGCGCCAGGAGAAGGACTCGCTGCTGAAACAGCGGCTGGAGATCGACAGCAAGCTGAGGCAGGGCAGCCTGCTGTCGCCTGAG GAGGAGCGGACACTGTTCCAGCTGGATGAGGCCATTGAGGCCCTGGATGCCGCCATCGAGTACAAGAACGAGGCCATCACGTGCCGCCAGCGAGTGCTGCGGGCCTCagcctccttgctgtcccagtGCGAGATGAACCTCATGGCCAAGCTCAGCTACCTCTCGTCCTCGGAGACCCGAGCCCTTCTCTGCAAGTACTTCGACAAA GTGGTGACACTCCGCGAggagcagcaccagcagcaggtgGCCTTCTCGGAGCTCGAGTTGCAGCTGGAGGAGCAGCAGAGGCTGGTGTACTGGCTGGAGGCGGCCCTGGAGCGGCAGCGCCTGGAGATGGACCGCCAGCTGACCCTGCAGCAGAGGGGACATGAGCAGCACgtgcagctgctgctgcagcagAGCCGAG ACCATCTTGGCGAAGGGCTGGCAGACAGCAGGAGGCAGTACGAGACCAGAATCCAAGCTCTGGAGAAGGAGCTGGGCCGCCACGTGCGGCTGAACCAGGAGCTGAAGCAGAAGCTCAGTAGCCTGAGTGCTGCCAGCCAGAGCAGGG TGATGGGTGGGGAGAAGAGGACCCCGTGCCTGGAGAACAGACAAGCCCCTGGAAGCGAGGATGAGCTCTACCCAGCGCCTGAGCCTCTCTGGCAGCCCACCGGCACGGAGGGTGCCCCCCGCCCACGGGAGGAGATGCGGGACTTGGTCCACGCCCCGTTACCGTTGACATGGAAACGCTCGAGCCTGTGCAGTGAGGAGCAGGGCTCTCCTGAGGAGCTGCGGCAGCGGGATGCCGCTGAGCTCCCAGTGGGGCGGGTGCTGCCTGTGGGTGAGGCGGGTCTGGCCTGGAACCTCGGGCCCTTGGCCAAGCCCCGGCGGGAACTGCGGAGGGTCAGCCCAGGGATGATCGACGTCAGGAAAAACCCCCTGTAG